The Quercus lobata isolate SW786 chromosome 4, ValleyOak3.0 Primary Assembly, whole genome shotgun sequence genome segment cctattttaaataaattctaaatctgttttattttctactgcttGCTTATCACTAATGTGTCGCATTTATAGAACattttcctgaaaaaaaaaagttactctTGCTTGAAATTATTGTGTATGAGTGATACTAGTGGATCTATGGATGATATCCACTGGTAGCAAAAACTGAACTGATATACAACCATTGGGCTGATTGTTCAGTGAAATGAAATGAagttctttttaaatttgaactaaatGAATAAAGTTGTGCAATGTGATCCCTCCTAATTAAACCTTTTTGTGAAAATATCGCTGGATCCAATAAGGATGCAATTGCAGCTAATATTAACCTTGCTTATTTAATTATGTACATAatggttcttttcttttcttttttcttttttcttttcttttctgatgCTTTCTATATTATCAGGACAACATGATGGAGATGCAAGTGGTAGGTCAAAGCAAAGCAGAAGTGAAAAGAAGACCCTAAACTTATATAGCttgttagaaaataaaaggGTTGTTCTGTGGAGCTGTGGCTTATCTTCTTCTTGTCTTCTACTCACCTCTTTCTCAGTAATacttaaaaaaactaatactGACATGTCAATAGTTTATAAAACAACGGCAGTGCAAAGAAGATCTTTAACATATTTAGCTTGTAAGCAAGTTACAAGGTTATTTTGTGGAGCTGCGGCTTATCTTCTTCTTGTCTTCTACTCACATCTTTctcaataaaactaaaaaaaactaatactgACATGTCAATAGCTTATAAAACAATGGCAGTGCAAAGAAGATCTTTAACTTATTTAGCTTGTAAGCAAGTAACAAGGTTGTTTTGCGAAACTATggcttatcttcttcttttctgcTACTCCACATCAAAATATCTGTCAGAACCCACTCATGAATTGGTAAATTCATTTGATATGgttttattatcttttattctTAGCGAAATCAGTGAGCAAAAAAGCAAAACTTAATCCACGTTATATCAGGAAATACTTATATCAACTGAAGAGTTCATCGATTAGTTTTCAAATGCAACTAGTCTAGGACCTAGTAAGACCTCACTGTTCAGCTATTGTTCTCCTGATTTATGCTAGCATGGGAACAAATGCTTCAAAAGTTGACACTGGAACATAGTAGGTTGACACATCAAGTAAAGGAAACTAAATAAATGGTTGATGCAGTATATTGGTTATGGGAATGATCACCATTGAAAATAGCAGGGTATatgaaaaagatgataaaattcaAGATAATATCAGGCAATCACATTGAAGAGAGAAGAATGGGAACAAGAAAATAGAAAGTATGATGTGAAACAAAATATAGATGTCCCATTTGTATTGGCCTATGTATTTGTTGCAACCGAGAATTGTCAGTCTAATGGGATATGTTCTAGTGGTCAACCAAAAATATACCAAAATTGTGACAATTGGTTTACACTTTGTGAAAGTGAGAACCAATTTACAGATCAAATCTATACCCCTGCTCCCCACTCCTCTGTGCCAACCACCCACCCTGCCCCCCACCTCCCCCCTGCAACCACCACCTCTATCTCCCTCCTTCACACTGCCACCACCACCTCCCTCCCCGTATTCTGCATtgccacaccaccaccacctccacgCAGCTACTCTGTATTGCTGCAACCACCAACTCCCTCCTCCCTCCAACTttgcaccaccaccaccacctccaccccTAAAACTATTcccaccacaacaacaaacaTCACTGCCTTCCAACCTTTTGtggtttttattggttttaacatagatttttttttctttttttcttttcttctgaaaagtaatgaaaattttcttaaaaaagacAGCACTAGGTACACTGGGAGTGTACTTAGGAGAATTACAAACAGCTCTCAAACTACAATGCTCAACCAAATCTAAAAGAGTAAAACAAGGAGAAGGGTGAAAAGCAACATTCCAATCTAACAAGGTATGGAAGACTAGAAATTTACATTTAGTATGTCAAGCAAgtaacagaaaataaataaatttctctaaaaatattatctattgaaaatatttccTTTCCAAaataaacagaacctaaatagtaataaatttcaCACTATTGAGCTCAACTTACATATTGCCATCAACTATCTTTATCCTCTGCCATAGTGATACCACGGTATAACTCCATTAAGCCTGGTATGCTATCTGAAtgcttaacaaaataaattcccCTAGATTAggacatttaaatttcaaatgcttgaaatttttttcaaagcaTGGTATGATTTCATATAAGCATGATGATGAAAAGAAATGTCAGATTTGTATTCAAGCAAAGATGTTAAAGaaacatttttcaaattcaatagaaattctattatgCCTAAACTTCTACATTCTAATGTATGTGAATTGAATGGTGTATTAACTagataaagtaaaataaaattattttacaaaatttaaatctcATCTATTCTCACTTCCCACTACCGCCAgcctgtttgttttgttgttaattttttctagaaaataagtcatttttcaaaaagtattttctataaaactatctaattttcctatgtttggttgtaaccttaaatgtttttgaaaacgATCTCCAAATTTCCcttatttaacttaaaaaaagaaacttccAAAATTTTTAGCTTGTGGAACTGTTCAAAGAGGAAGAATTATTTcccttaaattttgaccaatcctataaaaagacaaagaaacaaaagaatcgTAGTTGTCAAAAGGAAATTAAATAGgatgtttttacttaaaacagGGTGATCCTTATTATAAAAGtttgtatgtgtatatatattgataattagGATGTGAAACAGTTCAAAGAGGATGAACAAATGCATGATTAAGTATTGCAAAGGGGACAACCAAAGATAGCTATTACATCTCATGTTTAAGTATTGCAAAGGGGACGATCAAAGCAAGCTATTACATCTCTGTACACCgcaattttgattctaatatTAGCTATTCACTAATGGCTCTCCCTTGTGGAAGCGAGAGGAGGTGGTCGAGGGCAGTAAAGATGACCTTTTACTGCTTGTTCTTTCTCATACCAATGTCATCAGCTGGAAATAGAAACACTAACACCATATTTGGTAAGAAACAAAAACTGGAGGTCCAGCAGCAATTAAAGCGCCTTAACAAGCCCGCTCTTAAGTCCATCGAGGTTATTAATCACTTCATTTAACATGTTTGTGTTCTAGTATTTTCTGCTTTAGTCTTAGAAGAGTCATTCACTTTTGTGGGTTATGGTGTCTACATGACTGCCATGTGCAATAGCAGtgtaattttattacaacaCTAAGAATTTAGACTAATATCTATGTGTGTGTGATGAGAATGTATCTGATACAGAGCCCGGATGGAGATATAATCGACTGCGTAGACATCTACAAGCAGCCAGCTTTTGATCATCCTTTGTTAAAAAATCACACAATTCAGGTAACTAgtttaattaactaaatttCATTTAATATCACGAATAATTTGATACTTAATGTATGTATGGTATGGACCGGGTTTGCATTTGTATCTATGCCAAATGCAATAGATGAGACCAAGTTCTTACCCCGAAGGGTTCTCATTTGATGAAATCAATGGCGTCTCTTCAAACTCCGAGCCCGAATTTACTCAGCCATGGCACTTGAATGGAAGGTGCCCAGAAGGAACTATTCCCATAAGAAGAACTAAAGAAGAAGATTTATTAAGGGCAGGCTCTATAGCAaattttggaaggaaaaaatacCATACCAACCCTCATACTCAAAGTAATGTCGATCCAAATATCCATGAGgtacaacttaaattttaaccaatatttTAATAGGTTTGAGCTCAATTGTATCTACTATAATGAAGGACACAAATCAACATTCATaacctttatttttcttgttgagtttAAAGAATGCAACGTATAGTGAGACTTGGGATCAGTATTATGGAATGACGGCAGACATGAACATATGGAACCCCTATACCCAAGAAGATAATGACTCTAGCAGCTATCAATTCTGGGTGATGAAAGGTGAATATGGTCAAGATCTTGATTCCATTGAAGCCGGCGCGATGGtatatataatttcatcatcatcttttctTTTAGGCGCATgctaaataattaattactaataatttttcattttcttacaaaattattttgtgtggAAAACCAGGTTTGCAAAGGTCTATATGGAGATAAAAACTCTAGACTCTTCGTATATTGGACTGTAGGTGTTTTAATATTTGACTTCCCTGCCAGCCCTAGCCATGTTTACATATGCTATTTCTTGTTTGAaagtgtcttttttttaatcatggcTACAGGATGATGCATATCAAAGCACAGGTTGCTATAATCTGTTGTGCCCTGGCTTTGTTCATGTTGACAAAGAGATTGCATTGGGTGCAATTGTCACCCCTTATTCCAAGTATGGTGGTAACCAATATGCACTCAAGTTCTACGTTTGGAAGGTATAGTACaacatttcaatttaattacTTTATTAAATAATTCTAATTTTTGGATAGACATATATGATCATAtcatatgtacttttttttcctcaagaAAAATTTACAGTAACAAATGTTATTGATATGTTTGAAATTCTTCTAGTTTTAGTTAAAACAATGTAtgttttaaactattttttcccggtttatgtatttttatatacaacttttaaatttaaagttttttttttcatgcaaaatttctttttacctaatttatattttaagatGGTGAATTTAAGCTGTTGTTCTACACAAAAAGAttcatttgttttctctttcattAGTCTTTATACCTTTATTTATCATTCAAAATATTACAAACTGATTTGCATAACATGTGCAATGAGGTAGGACGTTTATGGAGGGGGAGACTGGTGGATGAATATTAACCACAGATCCTTTGGATATTGGCCATCTTCCATATTCTCGATCCTGACTGATAGTGGTTCAAGAGTTAGTTGGGGAGGAGAAGTCATAAATTATAATTCAGGAGGGCAGCACACCACAACACAAATGGGCAGTGGCCATTTCGCAGAAGAAGGGCCCGGCAAGGCTAGTTTCTTCAAAAATCTCAATGTCATTGATGGTAAACTATCTAAAAGGGCGCCCCGGGACCCTGTGATATTCATGACGAAACCCAATTGCTATAGTATCAAAGATTATGGAggcttcttttattttggtggtcCGGGTAGAAACCCCAATTGTCCATGATCAttgtttcaaaataaagaagaaagagggaaaTATAATAAGAGGggaattattttcttctcctttccaTGTCACACCAAATGTACCTACAAGCCATATGTCATATAAAACTCTCTAattcattaatatataaaaaatttattctatggagtagttaaaatttgaaattatgtaatttaatatATAGTGGAAGTTAAGATTGTATAATTTGTATGGTATAGTATATATACGCCTGCTTTCCTCCATTCCAAACAAAGAGTTCTCATCCTCTTCCCCATTCATTCTACTCTCCTTGGTGTGCTCTGAGAGTGTGTGTCTCTTCCATTATATGTGGTGTATTAGTGTTTGGGAATGTGATTATATAAAGACCCACCAACTTCAaaaacatggtatcaaagctagTAGATTCGTTGTGAGAACAACATTTTTCCAACTAGATGgcaacatttttaattttcatgagttaccaattttttatatttgtttataattggAATATCTGAAGGAAGGTGTCTCTCAAATCCCAACATGTATGGTAGGTAGTGGTAAGTGGTAACATGACCAAAAGAATGTTAAAGAGTATGAGAATGTCCAAAGAAGTTTGGGATGAACCCGCTCATGCAGTCTATTTGACTAATTTTAGTCTCACATAAGGATTGTATGAGGAAGAACCTCACATAGCAAGCTTGGAGCTCAAAGAATGCTACAATTTCTCACTTATGTTTGTTTGGGAGCATTGCATATATGCATGTACCGGATCAAGAAAGGTCCAAGCTAGATAACCATAGTGAGAAGTATGTGTTTATAGGTATGATCCAAGCTCTAAGGGTTATAAGTTGTGAAATTCAAGTACCATAAATCAATTGGGATGTGGAATTTGATGAAGAATGCATATGGAATTGGAGcacccaaaaagaagaaaaatatcatttttttccatttatttaatGAAGATAAGCAGATGAATAAAGTTCTAGATGAGCTTCCACTCCACCTTCTTCACTAGC includes the following:
- the LOC115984846 gene encoding uncharacterized protein LOC115984846; its protein translation is MALPCGSERRWSRAVKMTFYCLFFLIPMSSAGNRNTNTIFGKKQKLEVQQQLKRLNKPALKSIESPDGDIIDCVDIYKQPAFDHPLLKNHTIQMRPSSYPEGFSFDEINGVSSNSEPEFTQPWHLNGRCPEGTIPIRRTKEEDLLRAGSIANFGRKKYHTNPHTQSNVDPNIHENATYSETWDQYYGMTADMNIWNPYTQEDNDSSSYQFWVMKGEYGQDLDSIEAGAMVCKGLYGDKNSRLFVYWTDDAYQSTGCYNLLCPGFVHVDKEIALGAIVTPYSKYGGNQYALKFYVWKDVYGGGDWWMNINHRSFGYWPSSIFSILTDSGSRVSWGGEVINYNSGGQHTTTQMGSGHFAEEGPGKASFFKNLNVIDGKLSKRAPRDPVIFMTKPNCYSIKDYGGFFYFGGPGRNPNCP